Proteins encoded together in one Oncorhynchus nerka isolate Pitt River linkage group LG19, Oner_Uvic_2.0, whole genome shotgun sequence window:
- the LOC135562547 gene encoding uncharacterized protein LOC135562547 translates to MTEYKQCSYSHHKVIKQAKRQYRDKVESQFNGSDTRAHSPAPLSPLLSPLPAHSPAPSSAHSPVPSHSPTPSLAPSPDPSPAHPQPPPQPTLQPPLQPTPQPTPQSPLQPPPQPTPQSPPQPTPQSPVLRPLPSPLLSPLPSPLFSPLPSPLFSPLQPTPQSPLQPTPQSPPQPTPQSPLQPPPQPPLQPPLQPTLQSPLQPTPQSPLQPTPQSPPQPTLQSPLQPTPQSPPQPTLQSPLQPTPQSPPQPTLQSPLQPTPQSPPQPPSQPPLQPTPQSPPQPTLQSPLQPTPQPPLQPTPQPLFSPLPSPLFSPLPSPLFSPLPSPLFSPLPSPSLSPLLRPLLSPLPSSLFSPLPSPLFSPLPSPSLAHSPAHSPAPSSAHSPVPSSAHSSAPSSAPSSAHSPVPSSAPSSAHSPAPSSAHSPVPSSAPSSAHSPVPSSAHSPVPSSAPFPAPSSAHSPAPLQPTPQPPLQPTPQSPPQPTPQPPLQPTPQPP, encoded by the exons atgaccgaatacaaacagtgtagctattcccacCACAAggtaatcaaacaagctaagcgtcagtatagagacaaagtagagtcgcaattcaacggctcagacacaagag CCCACTCCCCAGCCCCCCTCAGCCCACTTCTCAGCCCACTCCCTGCCCACTCCCCAGCCCCTTCCTCAGCccactccccagtcccctcccactcccCAACCCCCTCTCTAGCCCCCTCCCCAGACCCCTCCCCAGCCCACCCCCAGCCCCCTCCTCAGCCCACTCTCCAGCCCCCTCTTCAGCCCACTCCCCAGCccactccccagtcccctcttcaGCCCCCTCCTCAGCccactccccagtcccctcctcagcccactccccagtccccagtcctccgcccactccccagtcccctcctcagcccactccccagtcccctcttcaGCCCCCTCCCCAGCCCCCTCTTCAGCCCCCTTCAGCccactccccagtcccctcttcagcccactccccagtcccctcctcagcccactccccagtcccctcttcaGCCCCCTCCCCAGCCCCCTCTTCAGCCCCCTCTTCAGCCCACTCTCCAGTCCCCTCTTCAGCccactccccagtcccctcttcagcccactccccagtcccctcctcAGCCCACTCTCCAGTCCCCTCTTCAGCccactccccagtcccctcctcAGCCCACTCTCCAGTCCCCTCTTCAGCccactccccagtcccctcctcAGCCCACTCTCCAGTCCCCTCTTCAGCccactccccagtcccctcctcAGCCCCCTTCCCAGCCCCCTCTTCAGCccactccccagtcccctcctcAGCCCACTCTCCAGTCCCCTCTTCAGCCCACTCCCCAGCCCCCTCTTCAGCCCACACCCCAGCCCCTCTTCAGCCCACTCCCCAGCCCCCTCTTCAGCCCACTCCCCAGCCCCCTCTTCAGCCCACTCCCCAGCCCCCTCTTCAGCCCactccccagcccctccctcaGCCCACTCCTCAGACCCCTCCTCAGCCCACTCCCCAGCTCCCTCTTCAGCCCACTCCCCAGCCCCCTCTTCAGCCCACTCCCCAGCCCCTCTTTAGCCCACTCCCCAGCCCACTCCCCAGCCCCCTCTTCAGCccactccccagtcccctcctcAGCCCACTCCTCAGCCCCCTCCTCAGCCCCCTCCTCAGCccactccccagtcccctcctcAGCCCCCTCCTCAGCCCACTCCCCAGCCCCCTCCTCAGCccactccccagtcccctcctcAGCCCCCTCCTCAGCCCACTCTCCAGTCCCCTCTTCAGCccactccccagtcccctcctcAGCCCCCTTCCCAGCCCCCTCTTCAGCCCACTCCCCAGCCCCTCTTCAGCCCACTCCCCAGCCCCCTCTTCAGCccactccccagtcccctccccaGCCCACTCCCCAGCCCCCTCTTCAGCCCACTCCCCAGCCTCCGTAA